One stretch of Novosphingobium pentaromativorans US6-1 DNA includes these proteins:
- a CDS encoding flavin-containing monooxygenase — MNHAIPSHRRPLRYAIIGGGMSGLLAGIKLKERGEDDFTIFEKAEAIGGTWRDNRYPGVACDTSAHSYTFSFAPNPDWSSYFAPGGEIRQYFERLVSRYGIAPHLRLNTQVTACDWREDHWRVTTADGSSLDVDVVIAASGVLHHPNIPEIPGLDTFSGARFHSAQWDDGEPMEKRRIGVIGNGSTGVQLVSALAGTAAHLVHFQRTPQWIMPCTNRKFTEAEKQEFRTDPAKLEAARNDPAAVARRARFTAAIIDAQSPELLEIQEEAERNLDQSVRDPALRELLRPDYRAACKRLVFSEDYYQVVQQPNVTLAMGGIERIEPSGVRMADGTFHELDVIVLATGFKTNQFIRPTQVKGVDGRLLDDAWAPNPTAYYAVCVSGFPNFFMLNGPTGPVGNFSLTDIAERQWGYIDQLIDELRAGHCVAISPSPEAHAEYDRQREEASRETVFASGCKSWYLDAAGVPQIWPWSYAHFIEVMREPCLDDFVLRRSLTPA, encoded by the coding sequence ATGAACCATGCGATACCGTCCCACCGCCGACCGCTGCGCTACGCGATCATCGGCGGCGGCATGTCCGGCCTGCTTGCCGGCATCAAGCTGAAAGAGCGCGGGGAAGACGATTTTACGATCTTCGAGAAAGCCGAGGCCATCGGCGGGACCTGGCGCGACAATCGCTATCCTGGAGTGGCCTGCGACACTTCGGCCCATTCCTATACCTTCTCGTTCGCTCCCAATCCGGACTGGAGCAGCTACTTCGCGCCCGGCGGCGAAATCAGACAGTATTTCGAGCGCCTCGTCTCACGCTACGGCATCGCTCCCCACCTTCGTCTGAACACGCAGGTGACCGCATGCGATTGGCGCGAGGATCACTGGCGGGTCACGACCGCCGACGGATCGAGCCTCGATGTCGATGTCGTGATTGCAGCCAGCGGCGTGCTCCACCACCCCAACATTCCAGAGATTCCGGGCCTCGATACCTTTTCCGGTGCACGTTTTCATTCCGCTCAATGGGATGATGGCGAACCCATGGAGAAACGCCGTATCGGCGTGATCGGCAATGGATCGACCGGTGTCCAACTCGTCTCTGCGCTGGCCGGTACCGCTGCCCACCTCGTCCACTTCCAGCGCACGCCCCAGTGGATCATGCCATGCACGAACCGCAAGTTCACCGAAGCGGAGAAGCAGGAATTCCGGACCGATCCGGCGAAACTCGAGGCTGCGCGCAACGATCCGGCAGCAGTCGCACGGCGCGCGCGCTTCACGGCTGCAATTATCGATGCCCAGTCGCCCGAACTCCTCGAAATCCAGGAGGAAGCGGAGCGCAACCTCGATCAGAGCGTGCGCGATCCCGCACTGCGCGAGTTGCTGCGCCCGGACTATCGCGCAGCCTGCAAGCGACTGGTCTTTTCGGAAGACTACTATCAGGTCGTGCAACAGCCCAATGTCACGCTGGCCATGGGCGGAATCGAGCGGATCGAACCTTCAGGCGTAAGGATGGCCGACGGCACCTTCCACGAGTTGGACGTGATCGTCCTGGCAACCGGGTTCAAGACCAACCAGTTCATTCGCCCAACGCAAGTGAAAGGCGTCGACGGAAGACTTCTGGACGATGCCTGGGCCCCGAATCCCACCGCCTACTATGCCGTATGCGTTTCCGGGTTTCCCAATTTCTTCATGCTCAACGGCCCGACCGGACCCGTCGGCAATTTCTCGCTGACTGACATAGCCGAAAGGCAATGGGGCTATATCGATCAACTGATCGACGAGCTTCGCGCAGGACACTGCGTAGCGATAAGCCCTTCGCCCGAAGCCCATGCCGAGTACGACCGACAGAGAGAAGAGGCATCCCGCGAGACTGTCTTCGCTTCGGGTTGCAAGTCCTGGTACCTCGATGCAGCAGGAGTGCCGCAGATCTGGCCATGGAGCTATGCGCATTTCATCGAAGTGATGCGTGAACCGTGCCTCGACGACTTTGTCCTGAGAAGGTCACTCACGCCAGCCTGA
- a CDS encoding spinster family MFS transporter: MRESPAEVISTARKAYVLTCLTALSFFAYMDRMALAILAEPIKQDLNLSDTQLGLLTGFAFVLFYATLGLPLARIADRGSRVRVLSICLALWSVMTIVSGHARNFITLFLARSGVGVGEAGCVPPAHALIGDYFSRERRALAISVFQCGAVLGLSVGVAAVGLMAEYLGWRTCLLVIGCAGLPLALLIKLTVREPQREFGTATSHESYWRGFETLLRRPAFVHIMLAYSLSAGCMTGVSLWFPTYFLRSFGMSLAEVGVWIGTASGVSGVLGLLTGGMVTAALLRRDARWEIWLPALTYFTSVPLYAIMLTTSSAFVALILKTVAGYFSSFGGGVALAAIQSFTQPHQRATAVSMVLFASSLLGSGFGPYIVGALSDLLAPAYGEDSLRYALLVTCGLLLWSVVHYLLCARRVGRSVA; encoded by the coding sequence ATGCGGGAATCGCCGGCCGAAGTGATTTCGACGGCACGCAAGGCCTACGTGCTGACCTGCCTGACGGCGCTCAGCTTTTTCGCTTATATGGACAGGATGGCGCTGGCGATCCTGGCTGAGCCGATCAAGCAGGACCTCAATCTCAGCGACACGCAGCTCGGCCTGCTTACTGGCTTCGCCTTCGTTCTTTTCTACGCAACGCTGGGCTTGCCCCTGGCGCGCATCGCAGACCGGGGTTCGCGGGTGCGGGTACTTTCGATATGCTTGGCGCTCTGGAGCGTCATGACGATCGTGTCCGGCCACGCAAGGAACTTCATAACACTGTTTCTGGCCCGTTCCGGCGTCGGGGTCGGGGAGGCCGGTTGTGTGCCGCCGGCGCACGCACTCATCGGTGATTATTTTTCCCGCGAGCGCCGGGCATTGGCGATCAGCGTCTTTCAATGCGGCGCAGTCCTGGGTTTGAGTGTCGGCGTGGCCGCAGTAGGGCTGATGGCGGAATATCTCGGCTGGCGCACCTGCCTCCTTGTCATCGGTTGCGCCGGTCTGCCGCTGGCCCTGCTGATCAAGCTGACCGTGCGCGAACCGCAGCGCGAGTTCGGCACGGCCACGAGCCACGAATCCTACTGGCGCGGTTTCGAGACCTTGCTGCGCCGTCCGGCCTTCGTCCACATCATGCTCGCCTATTCACTCAGCGCCGGGTGCATGACCGGTGTCAGCCTCTGGTTTCCAACCTACTTTCTGCGAAGTTTCGGGATGAGCCTGGCCGAGGTCGGTGTGTGGATCGGCACGGCAAGCGGGGTGAGCGGTGTGCTGGGCCTACTCACTGGCGGGATGGTCACCGCAGCATTGTTGCGGCGCGATGCGCGTTGGGAGATCTGGCTGCCGGCCCTGACGTATTTCACATCGGTGCCGCTCTACGCGATCATGTTGACCACCTCGAGCGCTTTCGTGGCCTTGATCCTCAAGACTGTCGCCGGCTATTTCTCCTCTTTCGGCGGCGGCGTCGCGCTGGCCGCGATCCAGTCGTTCACGCAGCCGCATCAGCGGGCCACGGCCGTATCGATGGTGCTCTTCGCCTCTTCGCTTCTGGGCTCGGGCTTCGGACCGTATATCGTGGGGGCGCTGAGCGACCTGCTGGCTCCGGCATATGGCGAAGACAGCCTGCGCTATGCTCTGCTCGTAACCTGCGGCCTTCTGCTGTGGTCCGTCGTCCATTATCTCCTGTGCGCGCGCAGGGTCGGGCGAAGCGTTGCCTGA
- a CDS encoding N-acyl-D-amino-acid deacylase family protein — protein sequence MTETQAEGENAIPEYDLVIRSGTVADGTGAPLRETDVAVSDGRIVAVGEVAGSGRDEMDARGLLITPGFIDLHTHYDAQLCWSEVMDPSSGHGVTTVVTGNCGVGFAPCSAENRDYLIRLMEGVEDIPEAVMAEGLPWNWESFGDYLDSIERRPHDIDFAVLLPHAPLRVAAMGRRAVDLEPATAQDRAKMRSLAREAMLAGGAGFSSSRSMYHQSSRGESIASLKAGDDELREIAMGLADAGRGVLQAITIDGRYHVEEYEALHRISDQTKRPVSYTLLELPSNQGLWREVLAAVDRDVAKGIDIRLQVFNRPVGVVLGLEASFNPFIANPFYVAELAPLPLSKRVKAMREPEVRARLIADAGNLQHPMSKSVTNYENMYALGEYAEYEPSPETSVAALARARGVPPLAVALDILLENEGRGKLLVTASNFVHGNLDTTLEMMQHDRSVVALGDGGAHYGLVCDASYPTYMLTHWARDRWRGERLDLATAVRMLTKDPAQLQRLHDRGRLAPGMKADINVIDFDRLKLRSPDIVHDLPNGGKRLAQQAEGYVATFVSGQAIRRNGESTAARPGQLVRNAGI from the coding sequence ATGACCGAGACGCAGGCCGAAGGAGAGAATGCCATCCCGGAATATGACCTCGTCATCCGCAGTGGAACCGTCGCGGACGGAACCGGCGCACCTTTGCGCGAAACCGACGTCGCCGTGTCCGATGGCAGGATCGTGGCAGTCGGCGAAGTGGCCGGGTCCGGCCGCGACGAAATGGATGCCAGGGGGCTGCTGATCACGCCCGGCTTCATCGACCTGCATACGCATTACGATGCCCAGCTGTGCTGGAGCGAAGTCATGGACCCGTCATCCGGTCACGGAGTGACGACCGTCGTCACGGGCAACTGCGGCGTCGGTTTCGCCCCCTGCAGCGCCGAAAATCGGGATTACCTGATCCGTCTCATGGAAGGCGTCGAGGATATTCCCGAAGCCGTCATGGCGGAAGGATTGCCGTGGAACTGGGAAAGTTTTGGCGACTACCTCGATTCGATAGAGCGCCGACCGCACGATATCGACTTTGCCGTGCTTTTGCCGCATGCGCCCTTGCGGGTTGCGGCCATGGGCCGGCGTGCGGTCGACCTGGAACCTGCTACCGCGCAGGATCGGGCGAAGATGCGCTCCCTCGCACGCGAGGCGATGCTTGCGGGCGGAGCAGGCTTCAGTTCTTCGCGCAGCATGTATCACCAATCCAGCAGGGGCGAGTCCATCGCATCGCTGAAGGCTGGGGACGACGAATTGCGTGAAATCGCGATGGGGCTCGCCGACGCGGGCCGCGGCGTGCTTCAGGCGATCACCATCGACGGTCGCTATCACGTGGAGGAGTACGAGGCCCTTCACCGCATATCGGACCAGACAAAGCGACCGGTATCGTACACGCTACTGGAATTGCCTTCGAACCAGGGGCTGTGGCGCGAAGTCCTCGCTGCAGTGGACCGTGACGTCGCCAAGGGCATCGACATAAGATTGCAGGTGTTCAACCGACCGGTCGGTGTCGTGCTGGGCCTCGAGGCCAGCTTCAACCCCTTCATCGCAAACCCCTTCTATGTCGCAGAACTGGCTCCGCTGCCCCTGTCGAAGCGGGTGAAGGCGATGCGTGAGCCGGAAGTGCGCGCGCGCCTGATCGCGGATGCCGGCAACCTGCAGCATCCCATGTCCAAGTCCGTGACAAACTATGAAAACATGTACGCCCTGGGCGAATATGCCGAATACGAGCCATCGCCTGAAACGAGCGTCGCGGCTCTCGCCCGCGCACGGGGCGTTCCACCGCTGGCGGTCGCACTCGACATTCTGCTCGAGAACGAAGGCCGCGGCAAACTGCTCGTCACGGCAAGCAATTTCGTCCACGGCAATCTGGATACGACGCTGGAGATGATGCAGCATGATCGTTCGGTCGTGGCACTCGGCGATGGCGGAGCCCACTATGGGCTGGTCTGCGATGCGAGCTATCCCACCTATATGCTAACCCATTGGGCCCGCGATCGCTGGCGGGGTGAGCGACTGGACCTTGCGACGGCCGTCCGCATGCTGACCAAGGATCCGGCGCAACTCCAGCGGCTTCACGATCGCGGCCGGCTGGCACCAGGCATGAAAGCGGACATCAACGTCATCGACTTCGACCGGCTGAAGCTGCGCTCGCCGGATATCGTCCACGATCTCCCGAACGGCGGCAAGCGGCTAGCGCAGCAGGCGGAAGGCTACGTCGCTACATTCGTGTCTGGACAAGCAATCCGCCGAAATGGCGAGAGCACGGCCGCGCGTCCGGGCCAACTTGTCAGAAATGCCGGAATCTAG
- a CDS encoding TetR/AcrR family transcriptional regulator — MILSMRGISRDMNRNDVGQAVGQDVRTRVLEAAFELLSETGTLKMRDLAERAEVAHVTPYNVFGSKRELLAEISRSLIAESRDKLELHTYRNGLEYLFAALDRTSSTLTDDPSFYRALYREAYGGRDFALLETVQRPRLDFWNEVLLRCREEGIFKASMKTESVTQSLVYLFAGSVSRWINESIDTTEMLAELNVPFLKLLEWEAFPKWRPFIEDRIRYWSNLLPAEPSPEVVE; from the coding sequence ATGATCCTGAGCATGCGTGGTATATCACGTGACATGAACAGAAACGACGTCGGGCAAGCTGTGGGGCAAGATGTGAGAACGCGGGTTCTTGAAGCCGCATTTGAGCTTTTGAGCGAAACCGGAACGCTCAAAATGCGTGATCTGGCAGAGCGGGCGGAGGTCGCGCATGTCACTCCTTATAACGTGTTCGGATCGAAGCGGGAATTACTGGCCGAGATTTCCCGGAGTCTGATCGCGGAGTCCCGGGACAAGCTGGAACTCCATACCTATCGGAACGGTCTGGAGTATCTCTTCGCCGCGCTCGATCGGACGTCGTCTACTCTGACCGATGACCCTTCGTTCTATCGCGCGCTCTATCGCGAGGCTTATGGAGGGCGCGACTTCGCCCTGCTGGAAACGGTTCAGAGGCCGAGGCTCGATTTCTGGAATGAAGTGCTTCTCAGGTGCCGCGAAGAAGGCATCTTCAAGGCTTCGATGAAAACCGAAAGCGTCACCCAGTCACTCGTTTACCTGTTTGCCGGATCGGTGTCGCGCTGGATCAACGAGTCTATCGATACGACCGAGATGCTCGCTGAATTGAACGTTCCGTTTCTCAAGCTGCTGGAATGGGAAGCCTTTCCCAAATGGCGCCCTTTCATCGAAGACCGCATCCGTTACTGGTCCAATCTCCTGCCGGCCGAACCGTCGCCCGAGGTCGTTGAATGA
- a CDS encoding TonB-dependent receptor: MRKYQCGRVAALTLALSIGVSISTMAHASEAADRSEASDAQPEAPQRPETTANDDGAIVVTARRREERLVDTPVSVSVTSGETLQARGLDTVASLGKAAAGVHIVNSPRGSSTPFVVIRGQRMIDTTMVYDPPVIFYVNEVPWMRVNGLNQGLYDISNVQVLRGPQGTLFGKSTTGGAVLVTTAPADTYETGGHVRASLGNYDLRRLEAAANFVLNQNLAVRFAGVVAKRDGYIHARNIDYDLNNENYNGQRISVRYENGGLKNDLIASRFWSKTHGTGAPLVAFDTGGAYVSPSFVPIAQAEVAANKADFYGITVDPDFLPFESTKSFDVTNITTYEISDSITVKNVFAYRKIKTDPVRYDLEGTLYLAPYSAAYNVTAYTDAHQISDEFQVQGTSDNFDWMAGLFILSEKGSDGAFLVNGASANISSQSGIETHNLSYSALLSGTYRFGIEGLSISAGVRLTRDRRTGDAVQIKYDSATDTSTCGISTPSGPACTYPERSVNTEPSWSVSLNYKPVEDMLLYVAHRHGYRSGGIQNRITSSVAAIPFQPETLNDVEVGAKVSTSLGETALGTTRLTLNIDAYRGVYKDLQRSVSYIAGTPPIILTGIANAAGAVIQGIEAEGSLRVGNLTIGGNFAYTDAHYKTYVQSITPTQTADLSDLPFGYVPEWTAQASLDYSLPLSHPGETLDAGISYQYVSKTFTSEARVRSSAFLPGYNTVDARLAWNKVAGTGIDLSFVVSNLTKEKYYLYSNNNSGTLGIVNDFPAAPRRFQFTLGYNF, encoded by the coding sequence ATGAGGAAATATCAATGTGGACGCGTCGCGGCCCTGACACTGGCATTGAGCATCGGCGTGAGCATTTCCACCATGGCGCATGCGAGCGAGGCGGCCGACAGGAGCGAAGCGAGCGATGCACAGCCAGAAGCGCCGCAGCGCCCTGAAACCACCGCCAACGACGATGGTGCGATCGTGGTCACCGCCAGGCGTCGCGAGGAGCGCCTGGTCGACACCCCGGTCTCGGTCAGCGTCACGAGCGGCGAAACGCTGCAGGCCCGCGGCCTGGACACGGTAGCCAGCCTCGGCAAGGCTGCGGCTGGCGTACACATCGTCAATTCACCGCGCGGCTCCAGTACGCCTTTCGTGGTCATCCGCGGACAGCGCATGATCGACACCACGATGGTCTACGACCCACCGGTGATCTTCTACGTAAACGAAGTGCCGTGGATGCGCGTCAACGGGCTGAACCAGGGTCTCTACGACATTTCCAACGTCCAGGTCCTTCGCGGGCCGCAGGGGACGCTCTTCGGCAAGAGCACGACCGGCGGCGCGGTTCTCGTCACGACCGCTCCGGCCGATACCTACGAAACCGGGGGCCATGTCCGGGCATCGCTTGGCAATTACGATCTTCGCCGTCTGGAAGCCGCGGCGAACTTCGTCTTGAACCAGAACCTAGCGGTCCGCTTCGCCGGGGTAGTAGCCAAGCGCGATGGCTATATTCACGCCCGCAACATCGACTACGACCTGAACAACGAGAACTACAACGGCCAGCGGATCAGCGTTCGCTACGAGAATGGCGGCCTCAAGAACGACCTCATCGCCAGCCGCTTCTGGTCGAAGACCCACGGAACGGGTGCACCGCTGGTTGCCTTCGACACCGGCGGCGCATACGTCAGCCCATCGTTCGTACCGATTGCCCAAGCGGAGGTCGCCGCAAACAAGGCCGACTTCTACGGGATCACGGTGGATCCGGATTTCCTCCCGTTCGAAAGCACCAAGTCGTTCGACGTCACCAACATCACGACATACGAGATCAGCGATTCCATCACTGTGAAGAACGTCTTCGCCTATCGTAAGATCAAGACCGATCCGGTCCGCTACGACCTGGAAGGCACTCTTTATCTCGCCCCGTACTCGGCCGCCTACAACGTGACGGCCTATACCGACGCACATCAGATCAGCGATGAATTTCAGGTACAGGGCACGAGCGACAACTTCGACTGGATGGCCGGTCTGTTCATCCTTTCGGAAAAGGGCAGCGACGGCGCCTTTCTCGTCAACGGCGCCTCGGCCAACATCTCGAGCCAGTCGGGCATCGAAACGCACAACCTGAGCTATTCGGCCTTGCTCAGCGGCACGTACCGCTTTGGAATTGAAGGCCTGTCCATCAGCGCCGGAGTCCGTTTGACCCGCGACCGGCGAACCGGCGACGCCGTTCAGATCAAGTACGACTCCGCGACCGACACGAGCACCTGCGGCATCAGTACGCCTTCCGGACCTGCCTGCACCTATCCGGAGAGGAGCGTCAACACCGAACCGAGCTGGTCGGTCAGCCTCAACTACAAGCCTGTTGAGGACATGCTGCTCTATGTGGCGCATCGCCACGGCTACCGCTCCGGCGGCATTCAGAACCGCATCACGAGCAGCGTGGCAGCCATTCCGTTCCAGCCGGAAACGCTGAACGATGTGGAGGTCGGCGCCAAGGTTTCAACATCGCTTGGCGAGACTGCGCTCGGCACGACCCGGCTGACCCTCAACATCGATGCCTATCGCGGCGTCTACAAGGATCTGCAGCGTTCGGTCTCATATATCGCAGGCACGCCGCCCATCATCCTTACCGGGATCGCCAATGCCGCAGGCGCAGTCATCCAGGGCATCGAAGCCGAAGGTTCGCTGCGTGTCGGGAACCTCACCATCGGCGGCAACTTCGCCTACACCGATGCGCACTACAAGACTTACGTCCAGAGCATCACGCCGACGCAAACTGCCGACCTTTCCGATCTTCCCTTCGGTTATGTGCCTGAGTGGACGGCGCAGGCGAGCCTGGATTACAGCCTGCCGCTGTCGCACCCCGGTGAGACCCTGGATGCCGGGATATCGTACCAGTACGTTTCCAAGACATTCACCAGCGAGGCCCGGGTCCGTTCTTCCGCGTTCCTGCCCGGCTACAACACCGTCGACGCGCGGCTGGCTTGGAACAAGGTTGCAGGAACGGGCATAGACCTGTCCTTCGTCGTGTCGAACCTGACGAAGGAGAAGTACTATCTCTACTCCAACAACAACTCCGGAACGCTAGGAATCGTAAACGATTTCCCCGCCGCTCCGCGACGGTTCCAGTTCACGTTGGGCTATAACTTCTGA
- a CDS encoding response regulator transcription factor, protein MDQNQKRRATVSYEMSKRGIYIVPFEAVEELASRWPDAGMILIADDNNNIAMLTELMLQMEKWLPFVAFAENPTTSQIVRAVNEGAVGYSDTPTDVDEFCRTVEEARVAIDRIGHIRSRAIKAKKSIESLTRREMEVLEGLAQGLTNRAVAEQLEISHRTVEIHRANLLTKLGDVGINAAIRLLIEARII, encoded by the coding sequence GTGGATCAGAATCAAAAGCGCCGCGCGACGGTGAGCTACGAAATGTCGAAGCGTGGCATCTATATCGTTCCTTTCGAAGCGGTTGAGGAACTGGCATCGCGCTGGCCCGATGCTGGCATGATTCTCATCGCGGACGACAACAACAACATCGCCATGCTCACCGAGCTGATGCTGCAGATGGAGAAGTGGCTTCCCTTCGTCGCCTTTGCCGAAAATCCGACGACGTCGCAGATCGTGCGGGCCGTTAACGAGGGCGCCGTGGGCTATAGCGATACCCCGACCGACGTGGATGAATTCTGCAGGACGGTTGAGGAAGCGCGGGTCGCCATAGACCGGATCGGGCACATCCGCTCGCGTGCGATCAAGGCCAAGAAATCGATCGAAAGCCTGACCCGTCGCGAGATGGAGGTCCTCGAAGGTCTTGCCCAGGGGTTGACCAACCGCGCCGTTGCCGAACAGCTCGAAATCAGTCACCGCACGGTCGAAATCCACCGCGCGAACCTTCTTACGAAGCTCGGTGACGTCGGCATCAACGCGGCGATCCGCCTGCTGATCGAAGCGCGCATCATCTGA
- a CDS encoding Pycsar system effector family protein, whose amino-acid sequence MSETVKPEETASDVPARHEPDRRQAGLYDDRTYSVHAIHMVRTAMTNHAVLSQMADHKANILMGVTFLVFTLSVSAFGGGNYRASLLILVLSAFLSALFAMAAVTPKVTPPKLSDDELDNLLFFGVFTGLPQEEFIDRAMQRAETDGRVLSTMLRDIYQNGVVLQRKKYRYLSYAFRTFRIGLVLAFAAFVLEAAVPIF is encoded by the coding sequence ATGTCCGAAACGGTGAAGCCAGAGGAAACCGCTTCGGACGTGCCCGCCCGCCATGAGCCGGACCGCAGGCAGGCCGGGCTCTACGACGACAGGACCTATTCGGTGCACGCCATCCACATGGTGCGCACTGCCATGACCAATCACGCCGTGCTCAGCCAGATGGCCGATCACAAGGCGAATATCCTGATGGGCGTGACATTCCTCGTGTTCACCTTGTCGGTGAGCGCGTTCGGCGGCGGCAACTACCGCGCCTCGCTGCTCATCCTCGTCCTCTCCGCTTTCCTCTCTGCGCTGTTCGCGATGGCGGCGGTGACGCCAAAGGTGACTCCGCCCAAGCTGTCGGACGACGAGCTGGACAATCTTCTCTTCTTCGGGGTCTTTACCGGCCTGCCGCAGGAGGAATTCATCGACCGCGCCATGCAGCGTGCGGAAACCGACGGCCGGGTGCTGAGCACGATGTTGCGGGACATCTACCAGAACGGCGTGGTGCTCCAGCGCAAGAAGTATCGCTATCTTTCCTATGCCTTCCGAACCTTCCGGATCGGACTGGTTCTGGCGTTCGCCGCCTTCGTGCTGGAAGCCGCGGTCCCTATCTTTTGA
- the gdhA gene encoding NADP-specific glutamate dehydrogenase, which translates to MAITDHVDFNAFMEGVKRRNPYQPEFVQAVQEVAEDIFEFIADKEQYHEQQILRRIAEPDRVVSFRVCWEDDNGNIRVQRGWRVQNNNAIGPYKGGLRFHPSVNESVLKFLAFEQTFKNALTGLPMGGGKGGSNFNPKGKSVREIMRFCQSFMTELYRHIGADVDVPAGDIGVGGREIGYMFGQYKRITNHFTGVLTGKGLEYGGSLIRPEATGYGAVYFLAEMLAARGLDLDGKTAVISGSGNVATHAAEKIVHMGGKPVTLSDSGGFIYDPDGLTLDKINWVKHHKTHRRGRISEYVEEFKGASYHEGKTLWNVACDVALPCATQNELNGADARALVANGCIAVSEGANMPSDLEAVHVFKDAKIMFAPGKAANAGGVAVSGLEMSQNSGRRPWTEAELQQMLKDIMSGIHARCLTYGERGGGYVDYVRGANIAGFKKVADAMLAFGVV; encoded by the coding sequence ATGGCCATCACCGACCACGTTGATTTCAACGCGTTTATGGAAGGCGTGAAGCGCCGTAATCCCTATCAGCCCGAATTCGTTCAGGCCGTGCAGGAAGTCGCGGAAGACATCTTCGAATTTATCGCCGACAAGGAACAGTATCACGAGCAGCAGATCCTGCGGCGCATTGCCGAGCCGGACCGGGTCGTCTCCTTCCGTGTCTGCTGGGAAGACGACAACGGCAACATCCGCGTCCAGCGCGGTTGGCGCGTGCAGAACAACAATGCCATCGGCCCGTACAAGGGCGGTCTGCGCTTCCATCCCAGCGTCAACGAAAGCGTCCTGAAGTTCCTGGCCTTCGAGCAGACCTTCAAGAATGCGCTGACCGGCCTGCCGATGGGCGGCGGCAAGGGGGGCTCGAACTTCAATCCGAAGGGTAAGTCGGTGCGCGAGATCATGCGCTTCTGCCAGTCCTTCATGACCGAACTTTATCGCCACATCGGTGCCGACGTCGACGTTCCCGCCGGTGACATCGGCGTGGGCGGGCGCGAGATCGGCTACATGTTCGGCCAGTACAAGCGCATCACCAACCACTTCACCGGAGTGCTTACCGGCAAGGGTCTGGAATACGGCGGATCGCTGATCCGTCCCGAGGCGACCGGCTACGGCGCGGTCTATTTCCTGGCCGAGATGCTGGCGGCGCGCGGGCTCGACCTCGACGGCAAGACTGCCGTCATCTCCGGTTCGGGCAACGTGGCCACCCATGCGGCGGAGAAGATCGTCCACATGGGCGGCAAGCCGGTGACGCTCTCGGACTCCGGCGGGTTCATCTACGATCCCGATGGACTGACCCTCGATAAGATCAACTGGGTCAAGCACCACAAGACCCACCGCCGCGGCCGCATCAGCGAGTACGTGGAAGAGTTCAAGGGCGCCTCGTATCACGAGGGCAAGACGCTGTGGAACGTCGCCTGCGACGTTGCGCTGCCCTGCGCGACGCAGAACGAACTGAACGGCGCGGATGCCCGCGCGCTCGTCGCCAATGGCTGCATCGCCGTTTCGGAAGGTGCGAACATGCCTTCCGACCTCGAAGCGGTGCACGTCTTCAAGGACGCCAAGATCATGTTCGCCCCGGGCAAGGCTGCCAATGCCGGCGGCGTGGCGGTGTCGGGTCTGGAAATGAGCCAGAATTCCGGCCGGCGTCCCTGGACCGAGGCGGAACTGCAGCAGATGCTCAAGGACATCATGTCCGGCATCCATGCCCGCTGCCTGACTTACGGCGAACGCGGTGGCGGCTATGTCGATTACGTGCGCGGCGCCAATATCGCCGGGTTCAAGAAGGTCGCCGATGCCATGCTGGCGTTCGGCGTGGTGTAA